In one window of Microcaecilia unicolor chromosome 9, aMicUni1.1, whole genome shotgun sequence DNA:
- the ZBTB1 gene encoding zinc finger and BTB domain-containing protein 1, whose translation MARPIHSSYVLQQLNNQREWGFLCDCCIAIDDIYFQAHKAVLAACSSYFRMVFMNHQHTTTQLNLSNMKISAECFDLILQFMYLGKIMTAPANFEQFRIAMSYLQLYNVPECLEDIQDNNNNSSFKCSSSASSSYNSKMVFGVRMYEESVTKNEDESSSLCLEASSTVGTSQDKEPNEIIQLNRFHEQPFNVCKKNIVSKLSNLKEGRPRRFGRSYTCEGCGFVFSCKKLLEEHVLTCTNRNLYQNVKSYSCEEADFNERDSVMSKLSPAQTDSSRIDTSQSLDESSLHLSNTIQSDRVEEGKGSGDRNGIIIKIEPDDNSAVEMDDINIVKISDKGYNESSENEELEDEQDETFYRYYMESQIGEKQNAVTCLKPQMPINPHRNPGKHTRSLNAKDSTVQDDEWNAVCELCELRITEEDLSSHYLSKHIENICACGKCGQILLKGRQLQEHAHSCGAPQDMTINGVGNDEERIDFTDNSENPSAIRDVMFVEMFDDLREDDFQRNSLPDRQLYKHSNCPFRCPNCGQRFETESLVVEHMSHCLDHDMFKSAIPEDSDRDHRRKHFCNLCGKGFYQRCHLREHYTVHTKEKQFVCQTCGKQFLRERQLRLHNDMHKGMARYVCSMCEQGNFRKHDHVRHMISHLSAGETICQVCFQIFPSNEMLEQHMDVHLYTCGVCGAKFNLRKDMRSHYNSKHLKRI comes from the coding sequence ATGGCAAGGCCAATCCACAGCAGTTATGTTCTTCAGCAACTAAACAACCAAAGGGAATGGGGCTTTCTCTGCGACTGCTGCATCGCCATTGATGACATTTACTTTCAAGCACACAAGGCAGTCCTAGCAGCTTGCAGCTCTTATTTCAGGATGGTTTTTATGAACCACCAGCACACAACTACACAACTGAACCTCAGTAACATGAAGATCAGTGCAGAATGCTTTGACCTCATCTTGCAGTTTATGTATTTAGGGAAAATTATGACAGCCCCTGCAAACTTTGAGCAGTTCAGAATAGCAATGAGCTATTTGCAACTGTATAATGTGCCTGAATGCTTGGAAGATATACAGGATAACAACAACAATTCTAGTTTCAAATGCTCTTCCTCTGCTTCTAGCAGTTATAATAGCAAAATGGTATTTGGTGTGCGTATGTATGAGGAATCGGTGACTAAAAACGAAGATGAATCGAGTAGCTTGTGTCTGGAGGCAAGCTCAACAGTTGGCACCTCACAGGACAAGGAGCCAAATGAGATCATACAGTTAAACAGATTCCACGAGCAGCCTTTTAATGTCTGTAAGAAAAACATAGTCTCTAAGTTATCTAACTTAAAAGAAGGGCGACCACGACGCTTTGGACGGAGTTACACATGTGAAGGGTGTGGATTTGTTTTCAGCTGTAAAAAGCTATTGGAGGAACATGTGTTAACGTGCACTAACAGGAATTTGTACCAAAATGTAAAGTCGTACAGCTGCGAGGAAGCTGACTTCAATGAGAGAGATTCTGTAATGTCTAAACTATCCCCAGCTCAGACAGATAGTTCTAGAATAGACACGAGTCAATCGCTTGATGAGTCTTCCTTACATTTGTCAAATACAATTCAGTCTGATAGAGTAGAAGAAGGTAAAGGGTCAGGTGACAGAAATGGTATCATCATAAAGATCGAACCAGATGACAACTCAGCTGTGGAAATGGATGATATTAACATTGTTAAAATTTCTGATAAAGGTTATAACGAATCTTCAGAGAATGAAGAGCTGGAAGATGAACAAGATGAAACGTTCTACAGATATTATATGGAGAGCCAGATTGGTGAAAAGCAAAATGCTGTAACGTGTCTGAAACCCCAGATGCCCATAAATCCGCATCGGAATCCTGGAAAACATACACGATCCTTGAATGCCAAAGATAGCACAGTGCAGGATGATGAATGGAACGCAGTTTGTGAACTGTGTGAGCTAAGAATAACAGAGGAGGATCTATCATCTCATTACTTGTCTAAACATATAGAAAATATCTGTGCGTGTGGAAAATGTGGCCAAATATTGCTCAAAGGTAGACAGCTACAAGAACATGCTCACAGCTGCGGGGCACCCCAAGATATGACAATCAATGGGGTAGGAAATGACGAAGAAAGAATTGATTTTACTGACAACTCTGAGAACCCATCTGCAATAAGAGATGTGATGTTTGTGGAAATGTTTGATGACCTGAGGGAGGATGATTTCCAGAGAAACAGTCTTCCAGATAGACAGTTGTATAAGCATTCTAACTGCCCATTTCGGTGCCCAAACTGTGGTCAGCGCTTTGAAACTGAGAGCCTAGTGGTTGAGCACATGTCTCATTGCCTAGATCATGATATGTTTAAGAGTGCCATTCCAGAAGACAGTGATAGAGACCATAGACGAAAGCATTTCTGTAACCTTTGTGGCAAAGGATTTTACCAGCGTTGCCATTTAAGGGAGCACTACACGGTCCATACAAAGGAAAAACAATTTGTTTGTCAAACTTGTGGAAAGCAGTTTCTGAGAGAACGTCAGCTGCGACTGCATAATGATATGCATAAAGGCATGGCCAGGTATGTTTGTTCAATGTGCGAGCAAGGAAACTTCAGGAAACATGACCACGTGCGTCATATGATATCTCATTTATCGGCTGGTGAGACAATATGCCAAGTTTGCTTTCAGATATTCCCAAGTAATGAGATGTTGGAGCAACACATGGATGTTCATCTTTATACATGTGGAGTGTGCGGTGCAAAATTTAATTTGAGAAAAGATATGAGATCCCATTACAATTCCAAGCATTTGAAAAGAATTTAA